GGTTGGAGGAAAATTCCGGATCCTCGGTGATctaattttgaaagagaaatcCGCTATTTCATCGATAGATATAAGagaatgaatatttttttcaaaaaagaaatggtcACAATTAACAATAAATGAGCGTCTATTTCTAAAACTGATGGACAGCAAAGGACGAATTAAATGCAGTACTAGCCGGCCCATCATAGACATTGTTCAGAAGGGTAAGCAATTTAATTTACAAGAGTGGAATTTGATCGACTACTTGCAAGAGCATTTCTTTGCTTCTTCCTGATCTAATGGCACCTAATAACGGGGTGAAAATACTCGAGGTTTTCCGGGTGTCGCCGCAACCAACATCACCAGGCTCGGCCAGCCCAAGCTCTCTTCCTCTCACCTTATTTGACTTACTCTGGCTAAGATTCCCCCCAGTCCAGCGAGTTTTCTTCTATGAAATCCCTCCTACAAACGCATCCTTCTTGGATTCCATTCTTCCAAAACTCAAACACTCGCTCTCCCTCACCCTCCAACACTATCTCCCTCTTGCCGGTACCCTCACTTGGCCTGAGGGCTCCCACAAACCCATCATCAACTACGTAGAGGGCGATTCAGTTTCCTTCACTCTTGCTGAGTCAAGTGCCGACTTCTACCATCTCTCAGGGAACAATTGCTTTGTTGAAGCAGAGGAATACCATTCCCTCGTACCCCACTTGCCAACATCCCATGAACAAGCCCAGGTGTTGGCGTTGCAAGTCACAATCTTCTCAAACTGCGGGTTTTGTATCGGAATCACCGCACACCATGCTGTTCTCGACGGCAAAAGCTCAACCATGTTCATGAAATCATGGGCTAACTTGTGCAAACATGGCGGTTTGTCAATGGTACCGGAGCTAACACCATCCTACGACAGGACGGTCATCAAGGACCCGGCTGGGCTGGAGGGAATCTTCCTGAACCATTGGATGAACCATGGCGGCCCAAACAACAAGAGCCTAAAGGTATGGGAACTCAAAACTCCCCCGGATGTTGTACGAGGCACATTCGAGTTGAGTCGCGCAAAAATCCAAAAGCTCAGGCAATTGATAACCACCATGCTGGAGGAGAAGAATCAACAAAAACAGCCACTTCAATTATCAACATATACAATAACATGTGCCTACACGTGGGTTTGCTTGGCCAAGGCTGAAGGAGTAAGGGACGCCAAATTCATTATTGGCATTAGCGTGGACGCCAGACGTCGAATGGAGGCTCCTATCCCTGCGACTTATTTTGGAAACTGCATTGGAGCTCGTACACCGATTGCGGAAAGAAATGAGCTATTGGGGGAAGATGGGGTAGTTGTTGCCGTAAATGCTATCTGTGAAGCTATAACAAGTTTGGATGATGGGGTCCTGAGTGGGTCTGAAAACTGGCTGCCGATGGTATTCGCTATAAAGACTCAGAGATTGGTTGGAATTGCCGGATCACCTCGGTTTGAGCTTTACAATACTGATTTTGGGTGGGGAAGGCCTAGGAAGGTGGAGATGATTTCCATAGATAGAACAGGAGCGATATGTCTTTCGGATAGTAGAGATGGTGGTGGAGGAATTGAAATAGGATTGGTTTTGAAGAAACAGGAAATGGAAGTTTTTGCTTCATTATTTTCCAGAGGTCTTGAAGCTCTTTAAAGCTGCATTAATCCTTTCAGGGCTAAATAGTCTGgaagtttgtttttttagtttaatttgttgTTTCTGATCTTGTTTGGTATAGTCTGAGCTTGTTGATCGAGTTGAAAACTTGGGTTCCACTGGATATGGAGCGTCgccccttttgtttttgttttcttttgatcaATCAGTGTAAAATGGTGGGTCGAGGAATAAAACGGTAATTAATTCGTATGGACCAATTGCCCTTGGTCAAAGTTTGAAAACGTAACTACAAATGGTATGATTCCACTAGAGATTTTAAACATTCTTGTAACATAGAATTTAGGAGTTAAAATTATGGGTTAAATGCTGCTTTAGTATTTCTGGCTTCATATcagttttaaaaagtgttacAAATGATACTTGGCGTTAGGTGAAATATTAANNNNNNNNNNNNNNNNNNNNNNNNNNNNNNNtttttttttttttaatgggttttttttttatatatataaatatagatattttttattattattattattttgacatatGAGGTGGCAAAAATATCACAGGTATCTCCTTTGATATAGTAATTGTCTTCCAAGGAACAGGTGTcacatctttaaaaaaaaaaaatgataagttgAGAAGTTTTATATCGAAGAGAAATGCAGAAGcctcaagagagagagaaagagagggtgGCCAGGGGCACTTGAAGAATCTTGGGATTTAACGTACGCCACATCTATGGAGTCCATAAATTCATCAACAAAAAAGAACATTAATTCTATTTTATAGAAAATACCATTCAAAAACGAAGCTCTTCTCTCATGTCTATAAATTCAACAAAAGCAGAGCATTGTCTGCTCTATGACCATGCAtataatgtatatattaattttttgcaaacttcaacgattttttttttttttttttaatttgttgtattatttattatgaAAGAATCAACATCTGAGTAGGGTAAATATTCGGAGAAAAATTTTACCATTTTAAAGATAGATCAGTCAAAATTTCACCAATCtgatcatttttcttgaaattttatgTGAAgcttttatattaataaaaagaaatagtattttgcatttttccagCGTCAATCCACCAAGCAGCCAGACCCATTTTTGGGGCTAATACGATTTCTCATAGACCACTAGTTTTATAGGGCCCAGTGTTGATTCTACGATTTGTGAAAGGTCCCACGGACTAGGCCTAATCCTCCAAGACATGTCATGTTATACTCTTCATGATCCATAAGGACTCGGTTTAGGAGGGTAAACGAGTTGATCTTGAGCGAACTTTAATTCTTTGTTTAGCTTAAGTTTTAAGTACTCTTAAATAGCTTAAGAAGCCAGCTTGTATATAAGCATTTGCTAAGTCAATACAGCAAGCTAAGGCACtaggtttcaaagagagaggatatgcatcattttatagataaacaaatttggggatttgtattttcttagtaatgtgggacaagttaataTGTTGTATTCTTACTgtattgggacaacgccccctacaaaaaaatattttttcaatgtctctctctcaatctccctcgcCAGTCATAgcgcatcttccacctgaactttTATTTCCTACTCTCTCACTCTTACTCACCAGACGtaatagtgtttgggtctgtttgattcttcaatagtttctgcaTTTCACAATCTCTCTTAATAGTTTTTGCttaattcttcttcctttcgtttgagtctactctaattaaatcGGGGTCTTTTTAATAATTGCTCTCTctgatcacgaagggtctaaaattttttattttctaacgcttaaatataaatgcaattttaagattttaataattatgagatttacaattaattatgtgttacttagtttatatatatatatatatatatatatatatagagagagagagagagagagagagagagacacacacacacacacacatacacatgaacttgctcacgagcctaaccgagtcTAATCAAGCttacttcgtttaatattcgaggcaggatttgtgttcataaaacgtttcatttaataatcgagtcgagtACAAGCCGAGCCGATCCCGAGCTCGCTCGCTTGCGGcttgctcacttaacaccccTATTTGGgctgaaataaaataaaacttgcAGGACAGGCTGGATCACATAGAAATGTGAGAACTGAACTACAATGGAGATGGAGTTTAGgaagtttattattattattattattattttattgaatgtttttatgttgttttgagAGATGAGTTAGGCTCACAAATTTTTTCATAGTATCAGAGTTTACCACAGGACAAATGAGGCCCACACTACTTATCGGATCAAGAAAAATACTGGCATGCACATGAGAGAGGGTGTTGAAGAATAATGTTACATTGCCTGTGAACAAGATCTTGGGtatatttataaggaatgaacAACTCTCTTTTATcgaaccgattttatgagataAGTTAGGCCTACAAATTTCTTCAAAGAAGTCTAGAAATAATCGATTTGATTTTTTGAACCATACCCGTTAAGAGATTTCTCTTCCTCCAGGCCCAAAAATATCAAGGCATTAGAGTACGAACTggcctttataattttttgtagattttttatttttatttttttatgactgATACGCTCGTTTTCTAGGGCCTAATGGAGACTATACTAACCATATGAGAAAATGTAGAATGTAGTCCAGCACATCAGCCATGGTTGAATCTTAGTAATACAATTTGGAAAGATGTTGGTTTGATGAATGGGTGCTTTTATAAGggaaacaatgattttttttttttttttcaaataaaatttaccCACTTTGAGGGATGTACAAAGAATGTAAAAGCTGCGGaatttctatatataattaatgagatataaaaaaatttgaaaaaaaaagaaaaagggtgcttATAAAATCCATATCAGATTGCAAGTTGTGACAAGATAACAACAAGGCTGACGTGGAATTGTATTCTCGGTGCCAATGCGGCCACGCCACGAGATTTGCTACAATACATTTTCTTCGCCATCTCTCCCAccatcttttctcttttaacatcttgataattaaaaacaaaaatcaagagagATGAGATGGTGAGCCAGGCGAGGagaatgcaaaaaagcattTGCTACCACGCCACCCCTCTAGcggattttttttatatattttaaagggTCGGTCATGGTGGTGCATTGGACGGCGCGCGGTTCaagaaaaattatcataaaCATGGGGAaacgttgttttttttttttttttttttgacgatTATTGAATTGGTCACCGCAGTTCAAGCAAATTTCTCAGAAACATGTGGGAAAAGGacttctttttatatttttaggatTATTCAATGAGGTGCAGGATCATTGAAGATTTCAAGtgtaaatattaaaacaaaaaagtatggGCGGCTCGATCTTCGATCATCCAAACCCAACCCGTCGATCAGCTGcaacattatttttctttgagcgAGCTTCTTCCTGATCTAATGGCACCCAATAATTCGGTGAAAATACTCGAGGTTTTCCGGGTGTCGCCGCCACCAACCTCGCCAGACTCGGCCAGCCCAAGCTCTCTTCCTCTCACCTTATTTGACATATTCTGGCTAAGATTCCCCCCAGTCCAGCGAGTTTTCTTCTATGAAATCTCTCCAACCAACGCACCCTTTTTGGATTCCATTCTTCCAAAACTCAAACACTCGCTCTCCCTCACCCTCCAACACTATCACCCTCTTGCCGGAACCCTCACCTGGTCTAAGGACTCCCACAAACCCATCATCAACTACATAGAGGGCGATTCAGTTTCCTTCACTCTTGCTGAGTCAAGTGCCGACTTCTACAATCTCTCAGGGAACAATTGTTTTGTTGAAGCAGAGGAATACCATTCCCTCGTACCCCACTTGCCAACATCCCATGAACAAGCCACGGTGTTGTCGTTGCAAGTCACAATCTTCTCAAACTGCGGGTTTTGTATCGGAATCACCGCACACCATGCTGTTCTCGACGGCAAAAGTTCAACCATGTTTATGAAATCATGGGCTCACTTGTGCAAACATGGCGGAGACGGTTTGTCAGTGGTACCGGAGCTAACACCATCCTACGACAGGACGGTCATCAAGGACCCGGCTGGGCTGGAGGGAATCTTCCTGAATCAGTGGATGAACCATGGCGGCCCAAACAACAAGAGCCTAAAGGTATGGGAAGTCAAAGCTCCCCTGGATGTTGTACGAGGCACATTCGAGTTGAGTCTTGCAAAAATCCAAAAGCTCAGGCAATTGATCATAACCACCGCGCTGGAGGAGAAGAATGAACAAAAACAACCATTACTTCAATTATCAACTTATACAATAACATGTGCCTACACATGGGTTTGTCTAGCCAAGGCAGAAGGAGTAAGGGACGCCAAATTCCTTCTTGGCATTAACGTGGACGCCAGGCGTCGAATGGAGGCTCCTATCCCTGCGACTTATTTTGGAAACTGCATTGGATCTCGTGCATCGGTTGCTGAGAGAAATGAGCTATTGGGGGAAGAGGGGGTG
This window of the Corylus avellana chromosome ca5, CavTom2PMs-1.0 genome carries:
- the LOC132182656 gene encoding malonyl-CoA:anthocyanidin 5-O-glucoside-6''-O-malonyltransferase-like, whose protein sequence is MAPNNGVKILEVFRVSPQPTSPGSASPSSLPLTLFDLLWLRFPPVQRVFFYEIPPTNASFLDSILPKLKHSLSLTLQHYLPLAGTLTWPEGSHKPIINYVEGDSVSFTLAESSADFYHLSGNNCFVEAEEYHSLVPHLPTSHEQAQVLALQVTIFSNCGFCIGITAHHAVLDGKSSTMFMKSWANLCKHGGLSMVPELTPSYDRTVIKDPAGLEGIFLNHWMNHGGPNNKSLKVWELKTPPDVVRGTFELSRAKIQKLRQLITTMLEEKNQQKQPLQLSTYTITCAYTWVCLAKAEGVRDAKFIIGISVDARRRMEAPIPATYFGNCIGARTPIAERNELLGEDGVVVAVNAICEAITSLDDGVLSGSENWLPMVFAIKTQRLVGIAGSPRFELYNTDFGWGRPRKVEMISIDRTGAICLSDSRDGGGGIEIGLVLKKQEMEVFASLFSRGLEAL
- the LOC132183272 gene encoding malonyl-CoA:anthocyanidin 5-O-glucoside-6''-O-malonyltransferase-like, with translation MAPNNSVKILEVFRVSPPPTSPDSASPSSLPLTLFDIFWLRFPPVQRVFFYEISPTNAPFLDSILPKLKHSLSLTLQHYHPLAGTLTWSKDSHKPIINYIEGDSVSFTLAESSADFYNLSGNNCFVEAEEYHSLVPHLPTSHEQATVLSLQVTIFSNCGFCIGITAHHAVLDGKSSTMFMKSWAHLCKHGGDGLSVVPELTPSYDRTVIKDPAGLEGIFLNQWMNHGGPNNKSLKVWEVKAPLDVVRGTFELSLAKIQKLRQLIITTALEEKNEQKQPLLQLSTYTITCAYTWVCLAKAEGVRDAKFLLGINVDARRRMEAPIPATYFGNCIGSRASVAERNELLGEEGVAVAVKAIGEAITSLDDGVLIGAENWLPKVFAATTDGPRFVGIAGSPRFELYNTDFGWGRPRKVEMISIDGTGAMCLSDSREGGGGIEIGLVLKKQEMEVFASLFSRGLEAL